The following are encoded together in the Candidatus Aegiribacteria sp. genome:
- a CDS encoding cytidine/deoxycytidylate deaminase family protein: protein MIASERATCPRMHCGCVLVKDKYVLSTGYNGSLPGLDHCEDAGCLIVDNHCVRTNHAEMNAITQAARHGISIEGATAYVTNMPCTTCAKALLAAGINRVVIFSDYQGSLAEKFLKESGVPLDRLPMPSREITYDLDNYSSAKKFP, encoded by the coding sequence ATGATCGCGTCCGAACGGGCAACCTGCCCCAGGATGCACTGCGGCTGCGTACTGGTAAAAGACAAATACGTCCTTTCAACAGGCTACAATGGCTCTCTTCCAGGGCTTGATCATTGCGAAGACGCAGGATGCCTTATAGTTGACAACCACTGCGTGAGAACCAACCACGCGGAGATGAACGCAATCACACAGGCCGCGAGACACGGCATTTCAATCGAAGGAGCAACCGCATACGTTACTAATATGCCATGCACAACGTGCGCAAAGGCGCTTCTTGCCGCAGGTATTAATAGAGTTGTTATTTTCTCGGATTATCAGGGCTCCCTTGCCGAGAAGTTCCTGAAAGAGTCCGGAGTTCCTTTGGACAGGCTTCCTATGCCCAGCCGTGAGATCACCTACGACCTGGACAACTACTCTTCAGCAAAAAAATTCCCGTGA